From Drosophila suzukii chromosome 2R, CBGP_Dsuzu_IsoJpt1.0, whole genome shotgun sequence, a single genomic window includes:
- the rib gene encoding broad-complex core protein, giving the protein MGGPTAPVASSGEVGQTYCLRWNNHQTNLVQILHALHEVGSYVDCSLVVDDEQFQAHRVVLAANSPYFQHILKDVPQDHCSIILPGVKGFEIAALLQYMYTGETTVTKSQEPEILRTAKELQVKGLYDNLMKYNHHSSGSHASVTPTSSSGAGGAKPQNGAASNHSSSVISTSTHISPSAAISSSCSPPPAPQFGYQPGFSHYPQQQPLAASQIPAGEAPLTPTQATPHSAPSGAGESGGQWPLTPSAAAAMLNSVYESAADMNPLKRKKLSAISSMLLSGNRDTPILRNVLAQANPADSSQPGPMIINGEKTPTHPHQSTQLPAGLGVSGGERNHSFNGSDYGGDKEPLSPYTDRSFEEETGQSGGKKPEWKRYKQYTRADMMCAIQAVREGMSALQASRKYGLPSRTLYDKVRKLNITTGRGTHRTPKRSPPGAESSQGFPYSAAAAAAAHNYGHGHGHGHGHGHHSEAKRDQKVDHVPAHHGMPPTIPPSAAALLDHAFLQQALENRGGDMAGREALHAMALAAAAHAAANRLSSSPADMDQRSNGHGMRSPSPQGRHYPHDQEAMDLEMEKHEQSMIKRERQDQDERDDADDEEDHEQEHVEDLSLARKERPPSPYSPQPAEAAGVIMHASSAPANGKEHEDYPASPQFVPMGLKRELLEGEDAQARAD; this is encoded by the coding sequence ATGGGCGGCCCCACGGCGCCGGTGGCCAGCAGCGGCGAGGTGGGTCAGACGTACTGCCTCCGCTGGAACAACCACCAGACGAACCTGGTCCAGATCCTGCACGCCCTGCACGAGGTGGGCAGCTATGTGGACTGCAGCCTGGTGGTCGATGACGAGCAGTTCCAGGCCCACCGCGTGGTTCTCGCTGCCAATTCGCCGTATTTCCAGCACATCCTGAAGGATGTGCCGCAGGACCACTGCAGCATCATCCTGCCCGGAGTCAAGGGCTTCGAGATCGCCGCCCTGCTGCAGTACATGTACACGGGCGAGACGACGGTGACCAAGAGCCAGGAGCCGGAGATCCTGCGCACGGCCAAGGAGCTGCAGGTCAAGGGTCTGTACGACAACCTCATGAAGTACAACCACCACAGTTCCGGCAGCCATGCCAGCGTAACGCCCACCTCCAGTTCGGGAGCTGGCGGAGCCAAGCCCCAGAATGGAGCGGCCTCCAACCACTCCTCGTCAGTGATCTCCACATCCACACACATCTCGCCCAGTGCCGCCATCTCGAGCAGCTGCTCGCCCCCACCGGCCCCACAGTTTGGCTATCAGCCGGGTTTCAGCCACTATCCGCAGCAACAGCCGTTGGCGGCTAGTCAGATTCCGGCCGGAGAGGCTCCTCTGACCCCCACCCAAGCCACGCCCCACTCAGCGCCCTCGGGGGCGGGCGAGTCAGGCGGCCAGTGGCCACTGACACcctccgccgccgccgccatGCTGAACTCCGTCTACGAATCCGCCGCTGACATGAATCCCCTCAAGCGCAAAAAGCTGTCCGCCATCTCGAGCATGCTCCTCAGTGGAAACCGCGACACACCCATCCTGAGAAATGTCCTGGCCCAAGCAAATCCCGCCGACTCCTCGCAACCCGGACCCATGATCATCAATGGAGAAAAGACGCCCACTCATCCACACCAGAGCACACAACTTCCTGCCGGCCTGGGAGTCAGTGGTGGCGAACGCAACCACAGCTTCAATGGCTCGGACTACGGCGGCGATAAGGAGCCACTGTCGCCCTACACAGACCGCTCCTTCGAGGAGGAAACCGGTCAGTCGGGCGGCAAGAAACCGGAGTGGAAGCGCTATAAGCAGTACACCCGGGCGGACATGATGTGTGCCATCCAGGCAGTTAGGGAGGGAATGAGCGCCCTCCAGGCGAGCCGGAAGTACGGCCTGCCCAGCCGCACCCTCTACGACAAGGTGCGCAAGCTGAACATCACCACCGGTCGTGGCACCCACCGCACACCCAAGCGCAGTCCTCCGGGAGCCGAATCCTCTCAAGGCTTCCCCTACTCCGCCGCGGCAGCCGCTGCTGCCCACAACTACGGACATGGACATGGGCATGGGCATGGACATGGCCACCATTCGGAGGCGAAGCGCGATCAGAAGGTGGACCATGTGCCCGCTCACCACGGCATGCCCCCCACCATTCCGCCCTCGGCGGCGGCCCTCCTGGATCATGCCTTCCTTCAGCAGGCTCTGGAGAACAGGGGTGGCGACATGGCCGGCCGAGAGGCTCTCCATGCCATGGCTCTGGCCGCAGCCGCCCATGCCGCCGCCAATCGCTTGTCGAGCAGCCCGGCGGACATGGACCAGCGCTCCAATGGCCACGGCATGCGGTCGCCGAGTCCGCAGGGTCGTCACTACCCACACGACCAGGAGGCCATGGACCTGGAGATGGAGAAGCACGAGCAGAGCATGATCAAGAGGGAGCGACAGGACCAGGACGAGCGAGATGACGCGGACGACGAGGAGGATCACGAGCAGGAGCATGTGGAAGACCTCTCGCTGGCCAGGAAGGAGCGTCCACCGTCGCCGTACTCGCCCCAGCCAGCCGAGGCTGCCGGCGTGATCATGCACGCCAGCAGTGCGCCCGCCAATGGCAAGGAGCACGAGGACTACCCAGCCTCGCCGCAGTTCGTGCCCATGGGCCTGAAGAGGGAGCTGCTGGAAGGCGAGGATGCCCAGGCTCGGGCCGACTGA